A stretch of Rubinisphaera margarita DNA encodes these proteins:
- a CDS encoding SDR family NAD(P)-dependent oxidoreductase translates to MSQQRGRLEQKRAVITGGSDGIGLAIAAAFVAEGAEVWLIARNRDKLEETARFLTTAGGTVRSIAADLTDPVQVQIAAEEITSAWERCDILVNNAGMARFTPFADVPPAEIQDQVQLNLLTPYVLTQALLPLLQKAGGNVINISSTSAHRLIPGRPASVYAMTKGGINSLTKALALELGPTGVRVNAIAPGTVRTPLTKNMIAGFSDERRAAYEKFVSEAFAMGRLGEPEEVGHLAVYLASDEARWTTGSVFVLDGGLSTN, encoded by the coding sequence ATGTCTCAGCAGCGCGGTCGACTTGAGCAGAAGCGGGCAGTTATTACGGGCGGCAGCGACGGAATCGGACTGGCGATCGCCGCCGCCTTCGTGGCTGAAGGTGCGGAAGTCTGGCTCATTGCCCGTAATCGGGACAAACTCGAGGAGACAGCTCGCTTCCTCACGACTGCCGGCGGAACGGTCCGCAGTATCGCAGCCGACCTGACCGATCCCGTGCAGGTTCAGATCGCCGCCGAGGAGATTACATCGGCATGGGAGCGCTGCGATATTCTGGTGAATAACGCCGGCATGGCCCGCTTCACCCCGTTCGCCGATGTCCCTCCCGCCGAGATTCAGGACCAGGTTCAACTGAATCTCCTCACGCCGTATGTGCTCACGCAGGCTCTGCTTCCGCTGCTTCAGAAGGCGGGAGGGAACGTAATCAATATCTCTTCGACCTCGGCTCATCGGTTAATTCCGGGACGGCCGGCTTCGGTGTATGCGATGACAAAGGGCGGCATTAATTCGCTGACCAAAGCACTCGCTCTGGAACTCGGGCCGACTGGCGTCCGAGTGAATGCGATTGCCCCCGGTACCGTGCGGACCCCATTAACGAAGAACATGATCGCCGGTTTTTCCGATGAACGGCGGGCGGCTTACGAAAAGTTTGTCAGCGAAGCGTTCGCGATGGGGCGGCTCGGCGAGCCCGAGGAAGTCGGGCATCTGGCGGTCTATCTGGCCTCCGACGAAGCTCGCTGGACGACCGGCTCGGTGTTCGTTCTGGATGGCGGATTGAGCACGAACTGA
- a CDS encoding glucose 1-dehydrogenase, with translation MKAIAVHPGKAHTMHLRDIDKPSISDIPNGRGVLVKVLQVGVDATDMEINEALYGAAPAGDDYLVIGHEAFGIVEEVGSSVTHVQPGDYVACTVRRPGKSIYDRIGRSDITSEETYFERGINLLHGFMTEYFVDDAEFIVKYPGALKNLGVLAEPASVCAKAIEQAYAAQQRLQVWEPKTAWVMGAGQIGLLATMMLKLRRLDVCTIARSPAEGNLKAEIAESFGARYVSTKNQSLHDVAREHGRPDLIIEATGNSMIAFQCMNVLNLNGALVLTSVTGGSRSTEIESDKINLEWVLGNKLLLGSVNGNFRHFQSGIADLALGSSMYPGVLERILTHPVDGMEKYEQLLPLLSDSSVLKVFVNIAEG, from the coding sequence ATGAAAGCGATCGCCGTCCATCCCGGTAAGGCGCACACTATGCACCTGCGGGACATCGATAAGCCCAGCATTTCGGATATTCCGAATGGTCGCGGCGTGCTCGTGAAAGTTCTCCAGGTCGGCGTCGACGCCACGGACATGGAGATCAACGAAGCCCTCTATGGAGCCGCGCCGGCCGGCGACGATTACCTCGTGATCGGTCATGAAGCCTTCGGCATCGTCGAAGAAGTCGGCAGTTCTGTCACCCACGTGCAGCCGGGCGATTACGTCGCCTGCACCGTTCGCCGTCCCGGCAAGTCGATCTACGACCGCATCGGTCGGTCTGATATTACGAGCGAGGAAACGTACTTCGAACGCGGCATCAACCTGCTGCACGGCTTCATGACGGAGTACTTCGTCGACGACGCCGAGTTCATTGTGAAGTACCCGGGGGCTCTGAAGAATCTCGGCGTACTCGCGGAACCAGCCAGCGTTTGTGCCAAGGCCATCGAGCAGGCTTACGCGGCTCAACAACGTCTGCAGGTCTGGGAACCGAAAACGGCCTGGGTGATGGGAGCCGGTCAGATCGGCCTGCTCGCTACGATGATGCTCAAGCTTCGTCGGCTCGATGTCTGTACGATCGCTCGCAGTCCGGCCGAAGGAAACCTGAAAGCCGAGATCGCGGAGAGCTTCGGGGCTCGGTATGTCAGCACCAAGAATCAGAGTCTCCACGATGTCGCTCGCGAACATGGTCGTCCCGACCTGATCATCGAAGCGACCGGGAACAGTATGATCGCCTTCCAGTGCATGAACGTCCTGAATCTGAACGGGGCCCTGGTGTTGACCAGCGTGACCGGCGGATCGCGAAGCACGGAAATCGAGTCGGACAAAATCAACCTGGAGTGGGTGCTCGGTAACAAGCTGCTGCTCGGTTCGGTCAACGGAAACTTCCGTCACTTCCAGTCGGGCATTGCCGATCTGGCCCTCGGCTCATCGATGTACCCGGGTGTGCTCGAGCGAATTCTGACGCATCCTGTCGATGGCATGGAGAAGTACGAACAACTTCTGCCGCTGCTTTCCGATTCGAGTGTACTCAAGGTGTTCGTCAACATCGCCGAAGGTTAA
- a CDS encoding MBL fold metallo-hydrolase — protein MSSNAPLEKFRPAPASRTMQLGDLRITAVSGGTYRLDGGTLFGVVPRKLWSKHFEPDERNTILQETNCILVETGTERILIDTGYGSKLPEKFRFHHAIEDGNALVMNLEAVGVSPEGIDRVILSHLHFDHAGGGTRQADDGTIVATFPNAEYVVNRSEWEAASSDAEELKGSYFRADFEILQETGQLRLVSDGDEIVPGISVWQSGGHTLGHQSILLESGDEGAVYAGDLCATAAHCPMAWCMAYDMYQLQTRQNKLKLMELIQDRGWWLLFDHDPYQWGAISQS, from the coding sequence TTGTCGTCCAATGCACCCCTTGAGAAATTCCGTCCCGCTCCCGCCTCGCGCACCATGCAACTGGGAGATCTACGCATAACAGCCGTTTCCGGGGGAACGTACCGTCTGGATGGCGGCACTTTGTTCGGTGTCGTCCCGCGAAAGCTCTGGTCGAAGCACTTCGAGCCGGACGAGCGAAACACGATTCTGCAGGAAACGAACTGCATTCTCGTCGAAACAGGAACGGAACGGATTCTGATCGACACCGGTTACGGCTCCAAGCTGCCTGAGAAGTTCCGTTTTCATCATGCCATCGAGGATGGGAACGCCCTGGTGATGAACCTTGAGGCAGTAGGGGTTTCTCCGGAGGGGATCGACCGGGTCATTCTGTCGCATCTCCATTTTGACCATGCCGGAGGTGGAACGCGTCAGGCCGACGATGGGACGATCGTGGCGACCTTTCCTAACGCCGAATACGTGGTCAACCGCAGTGAGTGGGAAGCCGCCAGCAGTGATGCCGAAGAGCTGAAAGGCTCCTACTTCCGCGCCGACTTCGAGATCCTTCAGGAAACCGGACAACTGCGGCTCGTATCGGATGGCGACGAGATTGTTCCCGGCATCAGCGTCTGGCAGAGCGGGGGGCACACGCTCGGGCATCAGTCGATCCTGCTGGAAAGTGGCGACGAAGGAGCGGTTTATGCAGGAGATCTCTGTGCCACGGCCGCTCATTGTCCGATGGCGTGGTGCATGGCATACGACATGTATCAGCTGCAGACCCGGCAGAACAAGCTGAAGCTGATGGAGCTGATTCAGGATCGCGGCTGGTGGCTGCTGTTCGATCATGACCCGTACCAGTGGGGAGCGATTTCCCAGTCATGA
- a CDS encoding DUF1499 domain-containing protein produces MTLKPCPETPNCVSTQATLDSQKMEPIPFEGSVDEARQRLKSILESLPRTKIVEERDDYLHAEARSLVFRFVDDIEFVIDEAAGVIHFRSAARLGTWDFNVNRKRIDEIRQKFEAAS; encoded by the coding sequence ATGACGCTGAAACCTTGCCCGGAAACTCCGAACTGCGTTTCGACCCAGGCGACCCTCGATTCGCAGAAAATGGAGCCGATCCCGTTTGAAGGCTCTGTCGATGAGGCTCGACAACGGCTCAAAAGCATTCTGGAATCGTTGCCCCGTACAAAGATTGTCGAGGAACGGGACGACTATCTGCACGCCGAGGCTCGCAGTCTCGTCTTTCGGTTCGTGGATGATATCGAGTTCGTAATCGACGAAGCGGCTGGGGTCATTCATTTCCGATCCGCCGCCCGGCTCGGCACCTGGGACTTCAATGTGAACCGCAAGCGGATTGATGAGATCCGACAGAAGTTCGAGGCGGCTTCCTGA
- a CDS encoding heme-binding protein produces MFRKRVLASVSAVVALVFAAGLGRAGDQIPEEVLEAAEVLKQALQDRSLKKSSTMEDWKEVAHRAGEMLPEDHYGVAMLREAVERAQQQSTESEMIERMRRELEWARESLTFVPVVEGELPQGFPEITPVNVIEVKTYPGYRIAKAGMTNGQDGTFMRLFGHIKRNEIAMTVPVEINYESTGPDADQESMAFLYRKPEMGSTGADPADERVEVVDVPAGKFVSIGCRGTAGRSELDFAVKRLEEWLETQGAEYEATGAMRTMAYNSPFVLPFNRYFEVQIPVRQVDNER; encoded by the coding sequence ATGTTCCGAAAACGTGTTCTCGCCAGTGTCTCGGCTGTTGTTGCTCTCGTGTTCGCTGCCGGGCTCGGACGGGCCGGTGACCAGATCCCTGAGGAGGTTCTCGAAGCCGCCGAGGTGCTCAAGCAGGCTCTGCAGGATCGTTCTCTGAAGAAATCTTCGACAATGGAGGACTGGAAGGAGGTTGCCCATCGGGCTGGCGAGATGTTGCCCGAGGACCATTACGGCGTCGCCATGCTGCGGGAGGCGGTTGAGCGGGCACAGCAACAGTCCACGGAAAGTGAGATGATCGAGCGAATGCGGCGGGAGCTGGAGTGGGCTCGCGAATCGCTGACGTTCGTCCCTGTGGTCGAAGGCGAGCTGCCGCAGGGCTTCCCTGAGATCACGCCGGTGAATGTCATCGAAGTGAAAACTTATCCTGGCTACCGAATTGCCAAAGCTGGTATGACCAATGGCCAGGACGGCACCTTCATGAGGCTTTTCGGCCACATCAAGCGGAACGAAATCGCGATGACGGTACCGGTTGAGATCAATTACGAGTCGACCGGGCCGGACGCGGATCAGGAATCAATGGCCTTCCTTTATCGAAAGCCGGAGATGGGCAGCACGGGAGCCGACCCCGCCGACGAGCGCGTGGAAGTGGTCGACGTGCCGGCCGGGAAGTTTGTGTCGATCGGCTGCCGGGGCACAGCCGGACGTAGCGAACTTGACTTCGCGGTCAAGCGGCTGGAGGAATGGCTGGAGACGCAAGGTGCGGAATATGAAGCAACTGGAGCGATGCGCACGATGGCTTACAACAGTCCATTCGTGTTGCCGTTCAACCGCTACTTTGAAGTCCAGATCCCTGTGAGACAGGTCGATAACGAAAGATGA
- a CDS encoding DUF1559 domain-containing protein: MESRFALFSRRHPTFRSAFTLIELLVVIAIIAILVALLLPAVQQAREAARRSSCKNNLKQIGVALHNYHDTHSVFPPGQLRGYRSTPTAGEYGNGAAWSAMLLPFLEQGTIYDAMNWQIGLFEGTNKTLINSLAPVPVFLCPSDSERPVKGSIHASTATNYVSSAPRMSYFGSSGSFNNWSDSTSTKLSGGFFTIDPAPASNMASIKDGTSNTIAVGEASGSVWTGGSFLGVQNGTQTIGGSDNACCQDWFLKIALYPITNKGPVSTYASWRFGSEHDGGAQFVMADGSVRFISENINHVLEKTNNDTSTVKHEAIHGSGCLWRAEANSCATTPGDFDNKPGLANHFGVWQRLHHKRDGLVIGEF, from the coding sequence ATGGAATCGCGTTTTGCTCTGTTTTCGCGTCGTCATCCAACTTTCCGTTCCGCGTTCACTCTGATTGAGTTGCTCGTTGTCATCGCGATCATCGCGATTCTGGTCGCCCTGCTGCTGCCGGCCGTCCAGCAGGCCCGGGAAGCGGCCCGCCGTTCAAGCTGTAAAAACAATCTGAAGCAGATTGGTGTGGCTCTCCACAATTATCACGACACCCACTCGGTTTTTCCTCCGGGTCAGCTGCGCGGCTATCGATCCACTCCGACCGCCGGCGAGTACGGCAACGGGGCTGCCTGGAGCGCGATGCTGCTCCCCTTCCTGGAGCAGGGCACGATCTACGACGCCATGAACTGGCAGATCGGACTGTTTGAAGGAACGAACAAGACCCTGATCAACTCCCTGGCTCCCGTTCCGGTCTTCCTCTGCCCCAGCGATTCTGAGCGTCCGGTTAAAGGCTCGATCCATGCCAGTACGGCGACCAATTACGTTTCATCAGCTCCACGAATGAGCTATTTCGGTAGCTCGGGATCATTCAACAACTGGAGCGACAGTACGAGCACAAAACTGTCTGGTGGTTTCTTTACGATCGATCCGGCTCCCGCTTCCAACATGGCCTCGATTAAAGACGGAACCTCGAACACAATCGCCGTCGGCGAAGCTTCGGGATCAGTCTGGACGGGCGGCTCGTTCCTCGGCGTTCAGAACGGCACGCAGACAATCGGTGGCAGCGATAATGCCTGCTGTCAGGACTGGTTCCTGAAGATCGCCCTCTATCCAATCACCAATAAGGGGCCCGTGTCGACCTACGCATCGTGGCGTTTCGGGAGTGAGCACGATGGCGGTGCCCAGTTTGTGATGGCGGATGGTTCAGTTCGCTTTATCTCCGAGAACATTAATCACGTTCTTGAGAAGACCAACAACGATACGTCAACGGTAAAGCACGAAGCGATTCACGGCAGCGGCTGCCTCTGGCGGGCTGAGGCCAATTCGTGTGCGACGACACCTGGCGACTTTGATAACAAACCTGGCCTGGCCAATCACTTCGGTGTCTGGCAGCGGCTGCATCACAAGCGGGATGGTCTCGTAATCGGCGAATTTTAA
- a CDS encoding DUF1559 domain-containing protein: MVTKRCAFTLIELLVVIAIIAILVALLLPAVQQAREAARRSACKNNLKQFGLALHNYHDTHSVFPPGQIRGRNSSVNLEYGNGFSWGSMLLPYLEQGAIYDQLNFEIGVFEGANKTLIQSLGPIDVALCPSDTERPRLRNIHASTTPNYVSSLPNLSYFGSSGAFNNWSDSTSTKLSGGFFTIDPAAPSTMASIKDGTSNTIAIGEASGAVWGGGSFLGVQHNTQTIPGADVACCQDWFLIYALYPITNQAPAPYGASIRFGSEHDGGAQFLMADGGVRFISENIDHILEKTDLDANHKAANGAGCLWRTDSNQSCGSGGTGQFDNKAALSSLMGVWQRLHHKRDGLVIGEF; encoded by the coding sequence ATGGTCACCAAACGTTGCGCATTTACATTGATCGAACTTCTCGTCGTCATCGCGATCATCGCCATTCTGGTTGCACTGCTTCTGCCCGCCGTTCAGCAGGCCCGGGAGGCGGCTCGTCGAAGCGCCTGTAAGAATAATCTGAAGCAGTTCGGCCTCGCCCTGCACAACTACCACGACACGCACTCAGTCTTTCCACCCGGACAAATTCGCGGCCGAAATTCGTCTGTTAACTTGGAGTACGGTAACGGATTCAGTTGGGGATCGATGCTTCTGCCTTATCTCGAGCAGGGTGCGATTTACGATCAGTTAAATTTCGAAATCGGCGTCTTTGAAGGAGCTAACAAGACATTGATTCAGAGTCTGGGGCCGATCGATGTAGCGCTTTGTCCAAGCGATACGGAGCGACCTCGACTGCGCAACATCCATGCTTCCACGACACCAAATTACGTATCATCGTTGCCGAATTTGAGCTATTTCGGGAGCTCGGGAGCATTCAACAACTGGAGTGACAGTACCAGTACTAAGCTCTCCGGGGGCTTCTTCACGATTGATCCGGCTGCGCCATCAACCATGGCATCCATTAAGGACGGCACTTCGAACACCATCGCCATCGGCGAAGCTTCCGGGGCGGTTTGGGGCGGAGGTTCATTCCTGGGAGTTCAGCACAATACCCAGACGATTCCGGGTGCGGATGTTGCGTGCTGCCAAGACTGGTTCCTGATTTACGCTCTGTACCCAATCACGAATCAGGCTCCGGCTCCATACGGAGCGAGCATTCGTTTCGGGAGCGAGCATGACGGAGGCGCTCAATTCCTGATGGCTGACGGCGGCGTTCGTTTCATCTCCGAGAACATCGATCACATTCTCGAGAAAACCGATCTGGACGCGAACCACAAAGCTGCCAACGGAGCCGGTTGCCTCTGGCGGACTGACAGTAACCAGTCCTGCGGTTCCGGGGGTACCGGACAGTTCGATAACAAAGCGGCTCTGTCGAGTCTGATGGGAGTCTGGCAACGGCTGCATCATAAACGGGATGGACTCGTGATCGGCGAATTCTAA
- a CDS encoding DUF1559 domain-containing protein, producing MILRRRAFTLIELLVVIAIIAILVALLLPAVQQAREAARRSSCKNNLKQLGLALHNYHDTHRVFPPGQIRGRMTSPTREMGGGFSWGCMLLPYLEQGAIYDQMDFTIGIFEGSNKTLILGLGPIDAVLCPSDTERPKLRSVHGGSTPNYMSSLPNTSYFGSSGAFNNWSDSTNPRLSGGFFTIDPAAPSKIATIKDGTSNTIAVGEASGSVWAGGSFLGLQHNTHSIGDSDPACCQDWYLNYALYPISNKLPVPYGANIRFGSEHDGGAQFLMADGAVRFISENVDHILDTTDADMWHKPANGAGCLWRNGAGGCADGSTGAFRDKAALANLMGVWQRLTHKRDGLVVGEF from the coding sequence ATGATCCTGAGACGTCGAGCATTTACATTAATCGAGCTTCTCGTTGTTATCGCAATCATCGCCATTCTGGTGGCCCTCCTGTTGCCGGCTGTGCAACAGGCCCGCGAGGCCGCCCGCCGCAGCTCCTGCAAAAACAACCTGAAGCAGCTCGGGTTGGCACTGCACAACTATCACGACACTCACCGCGTCTTTCCGCCGGGACAGATCCGCGGTCGGATGACCAGTCCCACCCGGGAAATGGGGGGCGGTTTCAGTTGGGGCTGCATGCTGCTTCCCTACCTGGAGCAGGGGGCCATCTACGATCAGATGGACTTCACGATCGGAATCTTCGAAGGATCCAACAAGACTCTGATCCTTGGACTGGGGCCGATCGATGCTGTTCTTTGCCCGAGTGATACCGAGCGTCCCAAGCTGAGAAGCGTCCATGGAGGTTCAACGCCGAACTACATGTCGTCGTTGCCGAATACCAGCTACTTCGGATCATCCGGAGCCTTCAACAACTGGAGTGACAGCACGAACCCGCGGCTGTCTGGCGGGTTCTTTACCATCGATCCGGCTGCGCCATCAAAGATTGCGACGATTAAAGACGGAACTTCGAACACCATCGCCGTCGGAGAAGCTTCTGGGTCAGTGTGGGCTGGTGGGTCGTTCCTGGGACTTCAGCATAACACGCACTCGATCGGCGACTCCGATCCAGCCTGCTGCCAGGACTGGTACCTGAACTACGCGCTCTATCCGATCTCGAATAAGCTGCCGGTTCCTTATGGGGCGAATATTCGCTTCGGAAGCGAGCACGACGGTGGAGCCCAGTTCCTGATGGCCGACGGAGCCGTCCGCTTTATCTCCGAGAACGTGGATCACATTCTCGATACGACGGACGCCGACATGTGGCACAAACCAGCCAATGGAGCCGGATGTCTGTGGCGCAATGGGGCCGGCGGATGTGCGGACGGTTCCACCGGAGCCTTCCGGGACAAGGCGGCTCTCGCCAATCTGATGGGTGTCTGGCAGCGACTGACCCACAAGCGGGATGGTCTGGTGGTCGGCGAGTTCTAG
- a CDS encoding DUF1559 domain-containing protein: MKRRGFTLIELLVVIAIIAILVALLLPAVQQAREAARRSSCKNNLKQLGLALHNYHDTHSVFPPGQIRGYRPLASPAYEEHGNGFSWGAMLLPFLEESAVYDGLDAGQGIFLGTNKTFVQNLSFFDFAICPSDVDRPRLRAANTSGQPGYMTSLPNTSYFASTGAFNYADSSNVKYSGGVFTTDPAPASTMATVKDGTSNTIAIGEKCGSVWGGGSFLGYNHSSIAKGGQDFCNGPDWYLGYARFPLTNQFNSTLYAASTRYGSEHDGGAQFVMADGSVRFISENINHTLETEGHATETAARGAGCLWTNNPGGCADGTGGAWNNKTALAGFMGIWQRLHHKNDGLTIGEF; the protein is encoded by the coding sequence ATGAAACGCCGTGGTTTTACCCTGATTGAGTTGCTCGTCGTGATCGCGATCATTGCGATCCTCGTCGCACTGCTGCTGCCGGCCGTTCAGCAGGCCCGTGAGGCGGCACGTCGTTCGAGTTGTAAGAACAACCTGAAACAGCTGGGACTGGCTCTGCACAACTACCATGACACCCATTCTGTCTTTCCTCCGGGACAGATTCGGGGATATCGTCCCCTGGCGAGTCCGGCCTATGAAGAGCATGGCAACGGGTTCAGCTGGGGAGCCATGCTGCTTCCGTTCCTGGAAGAGTCCGCCGTCTACGATGGACTTGATGCTGGACAGGGCATCTTTCTCGGCACCAATAAGACGTTCGTTCAGAATCTCAGTTTCTTCGACTTCGCGATTTGTCCCAGCGACGTCGATCGTCCCCGGTTGCGGGCTGCGAATACGTCGGGACAACCCGGTTATATGACGTCGCTTCCGAACACGAGTTACTTCGCTTCGACCGGTGCGTTCAACTACGCCGACAGTTCGAACGTGAAGTATTCGGGTGGAGTCTTTACGACCGATCCCGCCCCGGCTTCGACGATGGCGACTGTAAAGGATGGGACGTCGAACACGATTGCCATCGGAGAGAAGTGTGGTTCGGTCTGGGGGGGAGGATCGTTCCTCGGTTACAACCACTCGAGCATTGCCAAAGGGGGACAGGACTTCTGCAATGGTCCCGACTGGTATCTGGGCTATGCACGTTTTCCGCTGACGAACCAGTTCAACTCGACGCTGTATGCGGCCAGCACCCGATACGGTAGCGAACACGACGGCGGCGCGCAGTTTGTGATGGCGGATGGCTCCGTGAGATTCATCTCGGAAAACATTAACCACACTCTCGAGACCGAAGGTCACGCGACTGAAACAGCCGCCCGTGGAGCCGGTTGTCTCTGGACGAATAACCCGGGGGGATGTGCAGACGGGACCGGCGGCGCCTGGAACAATAAGACCGCCCTGGCGGGCTTTATGGGCATCTGGCAGCGTCTCCACCATAAGAATGATGGACTGACCATCGGCGAGTTCTAA
- a CDS encoding DUF1559 domain-containing protein has translation MKRRGFTLIELLVVIAIIAILVALLLPAVQQAREAARRSSCKNNLKQLGLALHNYHDTHSVFPPGQIRGFFDVPNSTTDQEFGNGFSWGAMLLPFMEQGPTYDQLDFSLGVFQGNNKTVIQNLISPPVVICPSDSDRSPRRAFHTNGNLNYMSSVPSTSYYGSTGPFNWSDGTNMRTSGGFFTIDPAPASTMASIKDGTSNTIAVGEKAGSVWNGGSFLGANSSAQVQGGSDFASSQDHYLNYARYPIQNTPVSVYTNIRFGSEHDGGAQFLMADGSVRFISENIEHILEKTGADTSVPPHNAALKAGCLFRNEANSCGDSPGFFSNKTALAGVMGLWQRLHHKNDGLVIGEF, from the coding sequence ATGAAACGCCGCGGTTTTACCCTGATTGAGCTGCTTGTTGTGATTGCAATCATTGCGATCCTTGTTGCATTGCTGCTGCCGGCCGTCCAGCAGGCCCGGGAGGCGGCACGTCGCTCGAGTTGTAAGAACAACCTGAAACAGCTGGGACTGGCTCTGCACAACTACCACGACACGCATTCTGTGTTCCCCCCGGGACAGATTCGCGGCTTCTTCGATGTGCCGAACTCGACGACCGACCAGGAATTCGGCAACGGCTTCAGCTGGGGCGCGATGCTGCTTCCGTTCATGGAGCAGGGGCCGACCTACGATCAGCTCGATTTCTCGCTCGGCGTGTTCCAGGGAAACAACAAGACCGTCATCCAGAATTTGATCTCTCCTCCAGTTGTTATCTGCCCCAGCGATTCCGATCGTAGCCCGCGTCGTGCCTTTCACACCAACGGCAACCTGAACTACATGTCGTCGGTGCCGAGCACGAGCTACTATGGGTCGACCGGACCGTTCAACTGGAGTGATGGCACGAACATGCGGACCTCGGGCGGATTCTTCACCATCGATCCCGCGCCCGCTTCGACAATGGCCTCGATCAAAGACGGAACGTCCAACACGATCGCTGTGGGTGAGAAAGCTGGTTCCGTCTGGAACGGCGGTTCGTTCCTGGGAGCAAACAGTTCTGCTCAGGTCCAGGGTGGTTCGGACTTCGCGAGCAGCCAGGATCATTACCTGAACTACGCCCGCTATCCGATTCAGAACACCCCGGTCTCCGTTTACACCAACATCCGGTTCGGCAGCGAGCATGATGGCGGCGCTCAGTTCCTGATGGCGGATGGTTCCGTCCGGTTCATCTCCGAGAACATCGAGCACATTCTGGAAAAGACCGGCGCCGACACCTCCGTCCCGCCGCACAACGCCGCGCTCAAAGCAGGCTGCCTGTTCCGCAACGAAGCCAATTCGTGCGGCGACAGCCCGGGATTCTTCTCGAACAAAACGGCTCTGGCTGGCGTGATGGGGCTCTGGCAGCGACTTCACCACAAGAATGACGGCCTCGTCATCGGCGAGTTCTAG
- a CDS encoding ATP-binding cassette domain-containing protein, whose protein sequence is MIKVNHLSKHFEDLRKGRVYALEDVSFEVRPGEIYGLLGPNGAGKTTCLRILSTVLKPSAGEAIVAGFDVAHHPAEVRQNIGFMSGNTGIYDRMTGWELVEYFGRLYGLPEDLLQHRLHEVFQTLKMEDVRDVLGSKMSTGMKQKVSIARTIVHDPPVLIFDEPTSGLDVLVARALLEAIDALRSKGKSIIFSTHIMREVEKLCDRVAIIHKGQILASGTIEELSTRYDEPEMEELFFDLIRQADQDALELE, encoded by the coding sequence ATGATTAAGGTCAATCACCTCTCCAAGCATTTCGAAGACCTCCGCAAAGGGCGGGTGTACGCGCTGGAGGATGTCTCGTTCGAAGTCCGCCCCGGCGAAATTTACGGTCTGCTGGGCCCCAATGGAGCCGGGAAGACGACCTGTCTGCGGATTCTCAGCACGGTCCTGAAACCTTCGGCTGGGGAGGCGATTGTGGCCGGGTTCGATGTCGCCCATCATCCGGCCGAAGTCCGTCAGAACATTGGGTTTATGTCGGGTAATACCGGCATTTACGACCGCATGACCGGCTGGGAGCTGGTGGAGTATTTCGGCCGCCTTTATGGTCTGCCGGAAGATCTGCTCCAGCATCGGCTTCACGAAGTCTTCCAGACTTTGAAGATGGAAGACGTTCGGGACGTCCTCGGATCGAAGATGTCGACGGGAATGAAACAGAAGGTGTCGATTGCCCGGACGATTGTACACGATCCGCCGGTGCTGATTTTCGACGAGCCAACGTCAGGACTTGATGTGCTGGTGGCGCGGGCTCTGCTCGAAGCCATCGATGCCCTCCGGTCCAAGGGGAAATCGATCATCTTTTCAACGCATATCATGCGGGAAGTCGAAAAACTGTGTGATCGCGTGGCCATCATTCATAAAGGACAGATTCTGGCGTCGGGAACGATCGAAGAGCTCTCGACTCGATACGACGAGCCGGAAATGGAAGAGCTGTTCTTCGATCTGATTCGGCAGGCGGATCAGGACGCCTTGGAACTCGAATAG